A single Pseudomonas putida DNA region contains:
- the murG gene encoding undecaprenyldiphospho-muramoylpentapeptide beta-N-acetylglucosaminyltransferase → MAADGKNVLIMAGGTGGHVFPALACAREFQARGYTVHWLGTPRGIENELVPQAGLPLHLIQVSGLRGKGKLSLLKAPFTLVKAVLQARRIVRELKPVCVVGFGGYVTGPGGVAARLCGVPLVIHEQNARAGTTNRLLLPLAARVCEAFPATFDASDKLRTTGNPVRPELFMDALRAPLAERRARLLVMGGSLGAEPLNKLLPKALSEVPANLRPEVFHQAGKHHAPATAERYREAGVEAQVEPFIKDMAHAYGWADIVVCRAGALTVSELAAAGLPSMLVPLPHAIDDHQTHNAQYLAREGAAFLMPQATTGAAQLAERLNEVLMQPEKLNTMAGTARRLAKPAATSTVVDICLEVAHG, encoded by the coding sequence ATGGCCGCTGACGGCAAGAATGTACTGATCATGGCTGGCGGCACTGGGGGGCACGTGTTCCCGGCCCTGGCCTGCGCCCGTGAATTCCAGGCGCGCGGCTATACCGTGCACTGGCTGGGCACCCCGCGCGGCATCGAGAACGAGCTGGTGCCGCAAGCCGGCCTGCCACTGCACCTGATCCAGGTCAGCGGCCTGCGTGGCAAGGGCAAGCTCTCGTTGCTCAAGGCGCCGTTCACCCTGGTCAAGGCGGTGCTCCAGGCACGCCGTATCGTGCGCGAGCTCAAGCCCGTGTGCGTGGTCGGTTTCGGTGGCTACGTGACCGGCCCGGGCGGCGTTGCCGCACGGCTGTGTGGGGTGCCGCTGGTGATCCACGAGCAGAACGCTCGCGCCGGCACCACCAACCGCTTGCTGCTGCCACTGGCGGCGCGTGTCTGCGAAGCCTTCCCGGCGACCTTCGACGCCAGCGACAAGCTGCGTACCACTGGCAACCCGGTGCGCCCGGAGCTGTTCATGGATGCCCTGCGGGCCCCCCTGGCCGAGCGCCGCGCACGCCTGCTGGTGATGGGTGGCAGCCTGGGCGCGGAACCATTGAACAAATTGTTGCCTAAGGCCCTGTCCGAAGTGCCGGCGAACCTGCGCCCAGAGGTGTTCCACCAGGCCGGCAAGCACCATGCGCCAGCCACTGCCGAGCGTTACCGCGAGGCGGGTGTCGAAGCCCAGGTCGAGCCGTTCATCAAAGACATGGCCCATGCCTATGGCTGGGCCGATATCGTGGTCTGCCGGGCCGGTGCCCTGACCGTCAGCGAACTCGCGGCGGCGGGCCTGCCTTCGATGCTGGTGCCCTTGCCCCACGCGATCGACGACCACCAGACCCACAATGCCCAATATCTGGCCCGGGAAGGCGCTGCCTTCCTCATGCCACAAGCGACAACTGGCGCAGCGCAACTCGCTGAACGCCTGAACGAGGTGCTGATGCAACCCGAGAAACTCAACACCATGGCTGGCACCGCACGGCGCCTGGCCAAGCCTGCTGCAACCAGCACCGTGGTCGATATCTGCCTGGAGGTGGCCCATGGTTGA
- the lpxC gene encoding UDP-3-O-acyl-N-acetylglucosamine deacetylase yields the protein MIRQRTLKNTIRATGVGLHSGEKVYLTLKPAPVDTGIVFRRADLDPVVEIPARAANVGETTMSTTLVNGDVKVDTVEHLLSAMAGLGIDNAYVELSASEVPIMDGSAGPFVFLIQSAGLEEQDAAKKFIRILREVTVVEGDKSATFLPFDGFKVSFEIDFDHPVLKGQTQSAVVDFSSTSFVKEVSRARTFGFMRDIEYLRKHNLALGGSVENAIVVDETGVLNEDGLRSDDEFVKHKILDAIGDLYLLGNSLIGEFKGYKSGHALNNQLLRKLIEETDAWEVVTFEDASTAPISYMRPVAAV from the coding sequence ATGATTAGACAACGCACCCTGAAGAATACCATCCGTGCCACGGGCGTCGGCCTGCACTCCGGGGAGAAGGTCTACCTGACCCTCAAGCCTGCGCCTGTCGACACCGGCATCGTCTTCCGTCGCGCCGACCTTGACCCTGTGGTCGAGATCCCGGCGCGTGCGGCCAATGTGGGTGAGACCACCATGTCCACCACGCTGGTCAACGGTGACGTCAAGGTCGATACGGTCGAGCACCTGCTCTCCGCCATGGCGGGCCTGGGCATCGATAACGCCTACGTCGAGCTCTCCGCCTCGGAAGTGCCGATCATGGATGGCAGCGCCGGTCCCTTCGTATTCCTGATTCAGTCTGCCGGCCTGGAAGAGCAGGACGCAGCCAAGAAGTTCATCCGCATCCTGCGCGAAGTGACAGTGGTGGAGGGCGACAAGAGCGCCACCTTCCTGCCATTCGACGGGTTCAAGGTGAGCTTCGAGATCGACTTCGATCACCCGGTCCTCAAGGGCCAGACCCAGAGTGCGGTCGTCGACTTCTCCAGCACCTCGTTCGTGAAAGAAGTCAGCCGCGCCCGTACCTTCGGCTTCATGCGTGACATCGAGTACCTGCGCAAGCACAACCTTGCGTTGGGCGGCAGTGTCGAGAACGCCATCGTGGTCGACGAGACTGGTGTGCTCAACGAAGACGGCCTTCGTTCCGATGACGAATTCGTCAAGCACAAGATCCTCGATGCCATTGGCGACCTCTATCTGCTGGGCAACAGCCTGATCGGCGAGTTCAAGGGCTACAAGTCCGGCCACGCGCTGAACAACCAGCTGCTGCGAAAGCTCATCGAAGAAACCGATGCCTGGGAAGTGGTCACTTTCGAAGATGCCAGCACGGCACCGATCTCGTACATGCGCCCTGTTGCGGCCGTGTAA
- a CDS encoding D-alanine--D-alanine ligase has product MTSAYEQLHSTLDVKAFGRVAVLYGGKSAEREVSLKSGAAVLDALTTAGVDVVGIDVGDDLLARLQNEKIDRAFIILHGRGGEDGSMQGLLECLGIPYTGSGILASALAMDKLRTKQVWQSLGIPTPRHAVLGSEHDCVAAGTELGFPLIVKPAHEGSSIGMAKVNSVEELVAAWKDAAQYDSQVLVEQWIHGPEFTIAVLRGQVLPPIALGTPHVFYDYDAKYIANDTQYRIPCGLDSAKEQELIDLTARACDAIGIEGWGRLDVMQDEQGRFWLLEVNTAPGMTDHSLVPMAARAAGLDFQQLVLAILAESVATRG; this is encoded by the coding sequence ATGACCAGCGCCTACGAACAACTGCACTCGACCCTGGACGTGAAAGCGTTCGGCCGCGTGGCCGTGTTGTACGGCGGCAAGAGCGCCGAGCGTGAGGTGTCGCTGAAGTCTGGCGCAGCGGTGCTCGACGCGCTGACCACTGCCGGTGTGGACGTGGTCGGCATCGACGTGGGCGACGACCTGCTGGCGCGCCTGCAGAACGAGAAGATCGACCGCGCCTTCATCATCCTCCACGGCCGTGGCGGTGAGGACGGCAGCATGCAGGGCCTGCTCGAGTGCCTGGGCATCCCCTACACCGGCAGCGGTATCCTCGCTTCGGCGCTGGCGATGGACAAACTGCGCACCAAGCAGGTGTGGCAGAGCCTGGGTATTCCGACCCCGCGCCACGCGGTGCTGGGCAGCGAACACGATTGTGTTGCCGCCGGTACGGAACTGGGCTTCCCGTTGATCGTCAAACCGGCCCATGAAGGTTCCAGCATCGGCATGGCCAAGGTGAACAGCGTGGAAGAGCTGGTCGCCGCCTGGAAGGATGCCGCCCAATACGATTCGCAAGTCCTGGTCGAGCAATGGATTCACGGCCCGGAGTTCACCATCGCCGTTCTGCGTGGCCAGGTGCTGCCGCCGATCGCCCTGGGTACTCCGCACGTGTTCTACGACTACGACGCCAAGTACATCGCCAATGACACCCAGTACCGCATCCCGTGCGGCCTGGACAGTGCCAAGGAACAGGAACTGATCGACCTGACCGCGCGCGCCTGCGATGCCATTGGCATCGAAGGCTGGGGCCGGCTGGACGTGATGCAGGACGAGCAGGGCCGGTTCTGGCTGCTCGAAGTCAACACCGCACCGGGCATGACTGATCATAGCCTGGTGCCCATGGCGGCCCGCGCGGCCGGCCTGGACTTCCAGCAACTGGTGCTGGCGATCCTGGCTGAAAGCGTTGCGACGCGAGGTTAA
- the murC gene encoding UDP-N-acetylmuramate--L-alanine ligase yields the protein MVESQKAMPQPKMGRINRIHFVGIGGVGMCGIAEVLLNLGYQVSGSDLKASPVTERLESFGAEIFVGHRAENAANADVLVVSSAINPANPEVATALERRIPVVPRAEMLAELMRYRHGVAVAGTHGKTTTTSLLASVFAAGGLDPTFVIGGRLTAAGTNAQLGTSRYLIAEADESDASFLHLQPMVAVVTNIDADHMATYEGDFNKLKKTFVEFLHNLPFYGLAVMCLDDPVVREILPQVKRPTVTYGFSEEADIRAINVRQKGMQTHFTVLRRDREPLEVSVNMPGNHNVLNALATIAIATDEGISDEAIVQGLSGFQGVGRRFQVYGELPVEGGSVMLVDDYGHHPTEVAAVIKAVRGGWPSRRLVIVYQPHRYSRTRDLYDDFVQVLGDANVLLLMEVYPAGEEPIPGADSRQLCHSIRQRGKLDPIYIERGAELAPLVKPLLRAGDILICQGAGDVGGLAPQLMKSPLFAGAKQEKSK from the coding sequence ATGGTTGAAAGCCAGAAAGCCATGCCCCAGCCGAAGATGGGCCGTATCAACCGCATCCACTTCGTCGGTATCGGCGGCGTGGGCATGTGCGGTATCGCTGAAGTGCTGCTGAACCTGGGCTACCAAGTGTCCGGTTCCGACCTCAAGGCGTCGCCGGTCACCGAGCGCCTGGAGTCGTTCGGCGCTGAAATCTTCGTCGGCCACCGTGCCGAGAACGCTGCCAACGCCGATGTGCTGGTGGTGTCCAGTGCGATCAACCCGGCCAACCCGGAAGTCGCCACTGCCCTGGAGCGTCGCATCCCTGTGGTGCCGCGTGCCGAGATGCTTGCCGAGCTGATGCGCTATCGCCATGGCGTGGCGGTTGCCGGTACCCACGGCAAGACCACCACCACCAGCCTGCTGGCCTCGGTGTTCGCTGCCGGCGGCCTGGACCCGACCTTTGTCATCGGTGGTCGCCTGACCGCTGCCGGCACCAACGCGCAGCTGGGCACCAGCCGTTACCTGATTGCCGAAGCTGACGAAAGCGATGCCAGCTTCCTGCACCTGCAGCCGATGGTTGCCGTGGTCACAAACATCGATGCCGACCACATGGCGACCTACGAAGGCGACTTCAACAAGCTGAAGAAGACCTTCGTCGAGTTCCTGCACAACCTGCCGTTCTACGGCCTGGCCGTGATGTGCCTGGACGACCCGGTCGTGCGCGAGATCCTGCCGCAAGTCAAGCGCCCGACCGTCACCTACGGTTTCAGCGAAGAGGCCGACATCCGCGCCATCAACGTGCGCCAGAAGGGCATGCAGACCCACTTCACCGTGCTGCGCCGCGACCGCGAGCCGCTCGAGGTGTCGGTGAACATGCCCGGCAACCACAACGTGCTCAACGCCTTGGCCACCATCGCCATCGCCACTGACGAAGGCATCAGCGATGAAGCCATCGTCCAGGGCCTGTCCGGCTTCCAGGGCGTCGGCCGCCGCTTCCAGGTATACGGCGAACTGCCGGTCGAAGGCGGCAGCGTGATGCTGGTCGACGACTACGGCCACCACCCGACCGAAGTGGCTGCGGTAATCAAGGCCGTGCGCGGTGGCTGGCCAAGCCGCCGTCTGGTGATCGTCTACCAGCCGCACCGCTACAGCCGTACCCGCGACCTGTACGACGATTTCGTCCAGGTACTGGGTGATGCCAACGTGCTGCTGCTGATGGAAGTCTACCCGGCCGGCGAAGAGCCGATCCCCGGTGCCGACAGCCGCCAGCTGTGCCACAGCATCCGCCAGCGCGGCAAGCTGGACCCGATCTACATCGAACGTGGCGCCGAGCTGGCGCCGCTGGTCAAGCCGCTGCTGCGCGCCGGCGACATCCTGATCTGCCAGGGTGCCGGTGATGTAGGTGGCCTGGCCCCGCAACTGATGAAAAGCCCGCTGTTCGCTGGCGCCAAGCAGGAGAAGTCGAAATGA
- the ftsZ gene encoding cell division protein FtsZ, with amino-acid sequence MFELVDNVPQSPVIKVIGVGGGGGNAVNHMVKSSIEGVEFICANTDAQALKNIGARTILQLGTGVTKGLGAGANPEVGRQAALEDRERIAEVLQGTNMVFITTGMGGGTGTGAAPIIAEVAKEMGILTVAVVTRPFPFEGRKRMQIADEGIRMLAESVDSLITIPNEKLLTILGKDASLLSAFAKADDVLAGAVRGISDIIKRPGMINVDFADVRTVMGEMGMAMMGTGCASGPNRAREATEAAIRNPLLEDVNLQGARGILVNITAGPDLSLGEYSDVGSIIEAFASDHAMVKVGTVIDPDMRDELHVTVVATGLGARIEKPVKVVDNTLQTAQQVYESSNPAPVRQEQPAVNYRDLERPTVMRNQAHAGAAAAAKLNPQDDLDYLDIPAFLRRQAD; translated from the coding sequence ATGTTCGAGCTCGTAGACAACGTCCCGCAAAGTCCGGTCATCAAGGTGATCGGCGTCGGCGGTGGCGGCGGCAACGCCGTCAACCACATGGTGAAGAGCAGCATCGAAGGCGTCGAGTTCATCTGCGCCAACACCGATGCCCAGGCGCTGAAAAACATCGGCGCACGCACCATCCTGCAACTGGGTACCGGCGTGACCAAGGGTCTGGGTGCCGGTGCCAATCCGGAAGTCGGCCGTCAGGCCGCGCTGGAAGACCGTGAGCGCATCGCCGAGGTGCTGCAGGGCACCAACATGGTGTTCATCACCACCGGCATGGGCGGCGGTACCGGTACCGGTGCGGCGCCGATCATCGCCGAAGTGGCCAAGGAAATGGGCATCCTCACCGTTGCAGTGGTGACCCGTCCGTTCCCGTTCGAGGGCCGCAAACGTATGCAGATCGCCGATGAAGGCATCCGCATGCTGGCTGAGAGCGTCGACTCGCTCATCACCATCCCCAACGAGAAGCTGCTGACCATCCTGGGCAAGGATGCCAGCCTGCTGTCCGCCTTTGCCAAGGCTGACGATGTATTGGCCGGTGCCGTTCGCGGTATCTCCGACATCATCAAGCGCCCGGGCATGATCAACGTCGACTTCGCCGACGTGCGCACCGTCATGGGTGAAATGGGCATGGCGATGATGGGTACTGGCTGCGCCAGCGGCCCGAACCGCGCGCGCGAAGCCACCGAAGCGGCGATCCGCAACCCGCTGCTCGAAGACGTCAACCTGCAGGGCGCCCGCGGCATCCTGGTAAACATCACTGCAGGTCCTGACCTGTCGCTGGGTGAATACTCCGACGTGGGTAGCATCATCGAAGCCTTCGCCTCCGACCACGCGATGGTCAAGGTGGGCACCGTGATCGACCCAGACATGCGCGACGAACTGCACGTGACCGTGGTTGCCACTGGTCTGGGCGCGCGCATCGAAAAACCGGTGAAGGTTGTCGACAACACCCTGCAGACCGCTCAGCAGGTGTACGAGTCTTCCAACCCGGCTCCGGTTCGCCAGGAGCAGCCAGCCGTCAACTACCGTGACCTGGAGCGCCCGACCGTAATGCGCAACCAGGCCCACGCAGGTGCCGCCGCGGCAGCTAAACTCAACCCTCAGGATGACCTGGACTACCTCGATATCCCAGCCTTCCTGCGTCGTCAGGCTGATTGA
- the ftsA gene encoding cell division protein FtsA: MANAHSGKMIVGLDIGTSKVVALVGEVGEDGTLEIVGIGTHPSRGLKKGVVVNIESTVQSIQRAVEEAQLMAGCRIHSAFVGVAGNHIRSLNSHGIVAIRDREVSVADLERVLDAAQAVAIPADQRVLHTLPQDYVIDNQEGVREPLGMSGVRLEAKVHVVTCAVNAAQNIEKCVRRCGLEIDDIILEQLASAYSVLTDDEKELGVCLVDIGGGTTDIAIFTEGAIRHTAVIPIAGDQVTNDIAMALRTPTQYAEEIKIRYACALAKLAGAGETIKVPSVGDRPPRELSRQALAEVVEPRYDELFTLIQAELRRSGYEDLVPAGIVLTGGTAKMEGAVELAEEIFHMPVRLGVPHSVRGLSDVVRNPIYSTGVGLLTYGLLKQSEDMVLTGNSNSSSNSYGDEPKAPVLERFKRWVQGNF; encoded by the coding sequence ATGGCAAACGCGCATAGCGGAAAAATGATCGTCGGGCTGGACATTGGCACCTCCAAGGTGGTGGCGCTGGTGGGTGAAGTGGGCGAAGACGGCACCCTCGAGATCGTGGGTATCGGCACCCATCCGTCCCGCGGCTTGAAAAAAGGCGTGGTGGTGAACATCGAGTCGACCGTGCAGTCGATCCAGCGCGCGGTGGAAGAAGCCCAGCTGATGGCCGGCTGCCGCATCCACTCGGCGTTCGTCGGCGTGGCTGGCAACCACATCCGCAGCCTGAACTCCCACGGCATCGTCGCCATCCGCGACCGTGAAGTCAGCGTTGCCGACCTCGAGCGTGTGCTCGACGCCGCCCAGGCCGTGGCCATTCCGGCCGACCAGCGCGTGCTGCACACGCTGCCGCAGGACTACGTGATCGATAACCAGGAAGGCGTGCGCGAGCCGCTGGGCATGTCTGGCGTACGTCTGGAAGCCAAGGTCCACGTGGTCACCTGCGCGGTCAACGCGGCGCAGAACATCGAGAAGTGCGTGCGCCGCTGCGGCCTGGAAATCGACGACATCATCCTCGAGCAGCTGGCTTCGGCCTACTCGGTGCTGACCGATGACGAGAAAGAGCTGGGCGTGTGCCTGGTGGACATCGGCGGCGGCACCACCGACATCGCCATCTTCACCGAGGGCGCGATCCGCCACACCGCAGTGATCCCGATTGCCGGCGACCAGGTCACCAACGACATCGCCATGGCCCTGCGTACGCCGACCCAGTACGCCGAAGAAATCAAGATCCGCTACGCCTGCGCCCTGGCCAAACTGGCCGGCGCCGGCGAGACCATCAAGGTGCCGAGCGTGGGTGATCGCCCGCCGCGCGAGCTGTCGCGTCAGGCCCTGGCCGAGGTGGTGGAGCCACGTTACGACGAGCTCTTCACCCTGATCCAGGCCGAACTGCGCCGCAGCGGCTACGAGGACCTGGTGCCAGCCGGCATCGTTCTCACCGGCGGCACCGCGAAGATGGAAGGTGCCGTGGAACTGGCCGAGGAAATCTTCCACATGCCGGTACGCCTGGGCGTACCGCACAGCGTTCGGGGGCTGAGCGACGTGGTGCGCAACCCGATCTATTCCACCGGCGTGGGCCTGCTCACCTACGGCCTGCTCAAGCAGTCCGAGGACATGGTCCTGACCGGTAACAGCAACAGCAGCAGCAACAGCTATGGCGATGAACCGAAGGCCCCAGTGCTTGAGCGCTTCAAGCGGTGGGTCCAGGGCAACTTCTAA
- the ftsW gene encoding putative lipid II flippase FtsW, whose amino-acid sequence MIFGILKPYPSPLISGRGIDLDFAMLAGCLALLGLGLVMITSASSEVAAVQSGNPLYHMFRHLVYVFLGLVACGATMMVPIATWQRMGFMMLIGAFGLLVLVLVPGIGREVNGSMRWIGFSFFNVQPSEIAKVFVVIYLAGYLVRRQTEVRETWMGFFKPFIVLLPMAALLLMEPDFGATVVMMGAAAAMLFLGGVGLFRFSLMVVLAVAAVFILVQAQPYRMARLITFTDPWSDQFGSGYQLTQALIAFGRGEWLGVGLGNSVQKQFYLPEAHTDFVFSVLAEELGVVGSLVTIALFVFVTIRALYIGLWAEKAKQFFAAYMAFGLAFLWIGQFLINIGVNVGLLPTKGLTLPFLSYGGSSLVICCACVGLLLRIEWESRTHLGSEEHEFKESDFAEETNHGR is encoded by the coding sequence ATGATCTTCGGCATCCTCAAGCCGTACCCGTCGCCGCTGATCAGCGGCCGTGGCATCGACCTCGACTTCGCCATGCTGGCCGGTTGCCTGGCGCTGCTGGGCCTGGGCCTGGTGATGATCACCTCGGCCTCCTCGGAAGTGGCTGCGGTGCAGTCCGGCAACCCGCTCTATCACATGTTCCGCCATCTGGTGTACGTGTTCCTCGGCCTGGTGGCCTGTGGCGCGACCATGATGGTGCCGATTGCCACCTGGCAGCGCATGGGCTTCATGATGCTGATCGGTGCCTTTGGCCTGCTGGTGCTGGTGCTGGTGCCAGGTATCGGCCGCGAAGTGAACGGCTCGATGCGCTGGATCGGCTTCAGCTTCTTCAACGTCCAGCCGTCGGAGATCGCCAAGGTCTTCGTGGTCATCTACCTGGCCGGTTACCTGGTACGGCGCCAGACCGAGGTACGCGAAACCTGGATGGGCTTCTTCAAGCCGTTCATCGTGCTGCTGCCGATGGCCGCCCTGCTGCTGATGGAGCCGGACTTCGGTGCCACCGTGGTGATGATGGGGGCCGCCGCCGCGATGCTGTTCCTCGGCGGGGTGGGGCTGTTCCGTTTCAGCCTGATGGTGGTGCTGGCGGTGGCTGCAGTGTTCATCCTTGTGCAGGCACAGCCTTACCGGATGGCACGTCTGATCACCTTTACCGACCCCTGGTCCGACCAGTTCGGGTCCGGCTACCAGCTGACCCAGGCACTGATCGCCTTCGGCCGCGGCGAGTGGCTGGGTGTAGGCCTGGGCAACAGCGTGCAGAAGCAGTTCTACCTGCCTGAAGCACATACCGACTTCGTGTTCTCGGTACTGGCCGAAGAGCTTGGCGTGGTCGGCTCGCTGGTGACCATCGCGCTGTTCGTCTTCGTCACCATTCGCGCGCTGTACATCGGCCTGTGGGCAGAGAAGGCCAAGCAGTTCTTCGCCGCCTACATGGCGTTCGGCCTGGCATTCCTGTGGATCGGCCAGTTCCTGATCAATATCGGCGTGAACGTCGGCCTGCTGCCGACCAAGGGCCTGACCCTGCCGTTCCTCAGTTACGGCGGTTCATCGCTGGTTATCTGCTGTGCCTGCGTGGGCTTGCTGTTGCGCATCGAGTGGGAAAGTCGTACGCACCTGGGCAGCGAGGAGCACGAATTCAAAGAAAGTGATTTTGCCGAGGAGACCAATCATGGCCGCTGA
- a CDS encoding DUF721 domain-containing protein, with protein MAFKPSPAQPPATLLRQNRPLRLLLNQAERLAHLQRLLESQLQPAAREHCHVASWRDGTLLLVVTDGHWATRLRYQQKRLQRQLQALEAFGNLQRILYKVQPPLVPAKRGTNTTELSNYAAESIRDSAEGIADPKLRAALERLASHAQNKEKP; from the coding sequence ATGGCCTTCAAACCTTCCCCCGCCCAGCCGCCCGCCACCCTGCTGCGCCAGAATCGCCCGCTGCGCCTGCTGCTGAACCAGGCCGAACGCCTGGCGCACCTGCAGCGCCTGCTGGAAAGCCAGCTGCAACCGGCTGCCCGCGAGCATTGCCATGTGGCCTCGTGGCGCGATGGCACGCTGCTGCTGGTGGTCACCGACGGCCACTGGGCCACCCGCCTGCGCTACCAGCAGAAGCGCTTGCAGCGCCAGCTGCAGGCCCTGGAAGCATTTGGCAATCTGCAACGTATTCTCTACAAGGTGCAGCCGCCTCTGGTGCCGGCCAAACGCGGGACTAATACGACCGAACTGTCGAACTACGCCGCCGAGAGCATCCGCGATTCCGCTGAAGGCATCGCCGACCCCAAGCTGCGTGCTGCCCTGGAACGGCTGGCCAGCCACGCGCAAAACAAAGAAAAGCCCTGA
- a CDS encoding cell division protein FtsQ/DivIB yields MQGAMIRQQQPVTGRSKPVPRGASRLVADEPVSARLPRPSLGGLKRLLWPIVLVAAGFGAYEGAIRLMPYADRPITKIDVQGDLSYISQQSVQQRIAPYVAASFFSVDLTAMRAELEQMPWIAHAEVRRVWPDEVVIRLEEQLPVARWGDEALLNNQGQAFTPRELANYEHLPQLAGPQRAQQQVMQQYQVLSQMLRPMGFSIARLELRERGSWFLTTGASSAGPGIELLLGRDHLVEKMRRFIAIYDKTLKEQITNIARIDLRYSNGLAVGWREPNAPTTAKPAVAKN; encoded by the coding sequence ATGCAAGGCGCAATGATACGTCAGCAGCAACCCGTTACCGGCCGTAGCAAGCCGGTGCCGCGCGGTGCCAGCCGACTGGTGGCCGACGAGCCCGTATCGGCGCGCCTGCCGCGGCCCAGCCTGGGCGGCCTCAAGCGCCTGCTGTGGCCGATCGTGCTGGTGGCTGCAGGCTTCGGCGCCTATGAGGGCGCCATCCGCCTGATGCCTTATGCCGACCGGCCGATCACCAAGATCGACGTGCAGGGTGACCTCAGCTATATCAGCCAGCAGTCGGTGCAGCAGCGCATTGCGCCGTATGTGGCGGCGAGCTTCTTCAGCGTCGACCTCACGGCGATGCGTGCCGAGCTCGAGCAGATGCCGTGGATCGCCCACGCCGAAGTGCGCCGGGTGTGGCCGGACGAAGTGGTGATTCGCCTGGAAGAACAGCTGCCGGTGGCACGCTGGGGTGACGAGGCCCTGCTCAACAACCAGGGCCAGGCCTTCACCCCGCGCGAACTGGCCAACTACGAGCATCTGCCGCAGTTGGCCGGGCCGCAACGTGCCCAGCAACAAGTCATGCAGCAGTATCAGGTTTTGAGCCAGATGCTGCGCCCCATGGGCTTTTCCATCGCTCGCCTGGAGCTGCGTGAGCGTGGCAGCTGGTTCCTGACCACAGGTGCGAGCAGCGCCGGGCCAGGCATCGAGCTGCTGTTGGGGCGCGACCATCTGGTGGAGAAGATGCGCCGTTTCATTGCCATTTACGACAAGACACTCAAAGAGCAGATCACCAATATCGCCCGCATTGATCTGCGTTATTCCAACGGACTTGCCGTTGGTTGGCGGGAACCGAACGCACCGACGACGGCCAAACCCGCCGTTGCGAAGAATTAG